The Oncorhynchus masou masou isolate Uvic2021 chromosome 6, UVic_Omas_1.1, whole genome shotgun sequence genome has a window encoding:
- the LOC135542034 gene encoding large ribosomal subunit protein eL22-like: MAPIKKQVVKKTKTGGKKKKQALKFTLDCTHPVEDGIMDAANFEQFLQERIKVNGKAGNLGGGVVSIERSKSKISVNSEVPFSKRYLKYLTKKYLKKNNLRDWLRVVANTKESYELRYFQINQDEEEEEDED, encoded by the exons ATGGCTCCGATT AAGAAGCAGGTCGTCAAAAAGACCAAGACGGGTGGCAAGAAGAAGAAGCAGGCCCTGAAGTTCACCCTGGACTGCACTCACCCAGTGGAGGATGGCATCATGGATGCTGCCAACTTT GAACAGTTCCTGCAGGAGCGCATCAAGGTCAACGGTAAAGCTGGGAACCTGGGTGGTGGCGTGGTGTCCATTGAAAGGAGCAAGAGCAAAATCTCTGTGAATTCTGAGGTGCCATTCTCCAAAAG GTACTTGAAATACCTGACCAAGAAGTACCTGAAGAAGAACAATCTGAGGGACTGGCTGCGTGTGGTGGCCAACACCAAGGAGAGTTATGAACTGCGATACTTCCAGATCAaccaggatgaggaagaggaggaggacgaagaCTAA